A segment of the Babesia microti strain RI chromosome II, complete genome genome:
ATGTAGTAGAATCTTCCGTACCAAAAAGTGCCAACGTTAGGCTTCGAGATTCTAAGTAAGTGTTTTTTACTTAAAAGCTGTGTATCTGGTACCTAAATCTTGTGTCCTGATAACTAGGCCCGAGTTGGCCGTAGCTATTTGGGCAAGATTTACCAGCGTATTGGATATATCAACTGGATCTGCCCgttttgaaaatattaagtATGTTTCATATAACATGGCATCATATTATATTCCATCTAGCCACaagaaattatatataaataactaattcACATATAGGTGTGTTCTAAGCCATTCATTTATCCAAACTTTAATTTTGTCGATAACGATACAACGCTATCTCAACCTGAGCACTTGATAGTGAGAGAGTATACTACGCCTGACAATATGTATGAGTATTGAGTTAACCTAGGGAACctcataaattaaaaatgatggCGAAGTCATCATTTTGTATAACATagaataataattatagcGAATTCGTACAACCATGAACACTCTGTTGTCCCACATATtcttatttatatttggcaatacaatttacatcTTCATATACTCAAAATACAGAAAAAATCTCCATTGGAACGTTTATCACTGCATTATATTCGGCTTATGTGTTTCTAGCTCATGTGGTTGGATAATTTGCGCGAAACATCAGGAAATACCCTCCTATCTATTCGCATTTGATCTACTAATATGCTACATCTTCTTCTATACCCCCCCGTTCATGCTAGGTATTAGTGGCAATTTACGTAGGCATTAAGTGTATCAAGACAATCGCCATTAGAATGATCATCTGGTGGACCATCATCTTGCTGCATAGCGTTATCTTCTACTATTGGCTAAGGAATCTAATAGAAGATATACACAATGATATGGCATTCATGTATTCTCACAAAACGGTGCTAATGATTTACATTGAAATTGGATCGTTTTTCCTGGCCAGTATTGCAGGATTCACCTGTGTATACGTTCCCTACGTCTTTTATCGCATAAACACCAAGGCTCGtgatcaaaatttaaactCACAACTCCAACACCGCCGCCGATCGTTGGAACTTATTAGACaggaaattgaaaaaattaatcacGTGATCACTGATTTAGAGGAAGGAGTTCCAATGTCATATAAGGATCTCATATCATTGGATGCATTCTTATCCGATGAGGTGGCGGAAATGGAGCAAGCTTTGGAAATTCAAAGCTCATTAGACACCCCCAGGGGAAAGATTAGGTATGTTTTTCTCCTAATATCCGCATCATGCTGCTTCTTCACCCTCACGTGTACGATTGTCCGGCGAGCTCTCTATTCAATTATCAATGCTCGCCATGTACGCAGCGCATTGTCAATATTTGGCAAAGcgcaaatatatattgtggTTTTTGTAGTAATTGTCAATGCACGCGAATTCTTCATATTCACAGACCGTGTACTGGTATTTTTATCGGTTTATGTGGACCACAGCTTCCAGTTCATCAAACACATATTTTCCCAAGCTACAATTCCATTGGCCGCTGCCTCATTCATGAACATAGCTATACCCTCCTACATCATTGTACTATTTCCATGGCTTGTCGTAGGCGATGAATCGTTTCAGCTATTTGAAAAGTTTTACAGCCTACTGAAACCTATTTACGACACTGGTTTTTTGATCACTGCTTTCTTCACCATTTTGTTCACAACCATTTTCAGGGGCCTCATGCGTGCTGAGACATAGTAGCCTAATATTTATggatattgtaaatttatttgtatattaacatttaaaacattaattttttcaaaatttaatactaTTCAGTATTTTATTCACCAATAATTCTAACTGTTGGGGGTACTTTCTGGATTTAGCGACCTTCTTAATTTCATCTTGAACGCTAGACACGTCTATTTCTATTATTGTAGGaccatttttatcattataaCTATCTCCTTTGACTTCTACGCTGTCACAATTTGAATCATGATCTCCAACAGTGTCTACTGGGTCTAGTTGGAATATGCAGGTGAATGTTGTGAATATACGCTCTAGTAACCCAACATCCTTAGCTGACTTAGCTACGTCAAATAGGTTGGAAAAATTGCTAATTCGAGTAATCATTCTTGCGATTCGTAAATCCATAGAAAGCAGTGCAACTGCGCTTGCTGCAGCCGATGCACTCCTCATTGAAGTTTTATAATCGGCTATGAAGGCGAACATAACATTGAGTTCAAATAACTTATCACTTTTTTGTGAAATTATGCGTCGTAACTTCCTATAGTACATTTGGTGTATCTTCCCACCGACATCCAAACAGAGGTTGGACCAGCCCTCCATGCCAGCGGCCTTTAACATCTCATTGTCGCTGAACAGTAGATCCCCAAGCTTTTCCCAAGCATTACAACTTATACATCTAAGTGtacaatataaatgaaCCAAAATAaacttaaaaatatcattcaatttcatttaatatgtgattatccattcaaattatgtattaacTGATTAACGATTTtctaatgaatataattcaataaaattatacatcCTATGCAcgtattatattttttcaaaatttttaaaataatcaatatacgGTATGTTATACCATTTACaatgaatattttcaattgaaatatgcaaaattgtttaaagaTAATCAAGTATGAAAgggataaaaataataatcaattcaCGAATTTAatccaaataatttattaaattttaaaataaccAATCAAACAAAcattaacaataaatacaatCATAACGAATGAACTCAATTAATACTCGTgaaataaaacaaattgttgtgtatatatttaaaaacattcattttcaaataatttcagTTTAATAGAAATGCCTTACCTATCCCTAGTATCTGCACTTATAGAAGCAATGTTTGTAAGTGCCAATGCTGCTTCATACTGATACAATTCATGGGTATCTTCCAGGTACTTCACAATGTGCGAAACTGAATCCAGAGAGTCTTTATAACTTAGAAGTTTCGGGTTACTTGTCGCACAAATTCTAATCAATGTTCTGCCATAATACCTTTTGACATTCCCCTCAGTTGCatttaaatacttaatAATCCAACCCATAACACCACATGCCAGTAGCAAGTGTCTAAGCTCAGCGCATGCAGAATATAGCATAAATAGCGCTGCCAATGAGTCAATTAATGGCCATTTTGACATAATTTTCAGCATAATACCTGAAtcatatgtaattatttgtttggAAACCTCATAAGCTGTGGATTGTGAACCCAAAATAAAGTAGTCATTCTCTATGCTCTTGGCCAGTTCAGGCAGTTGGTTGTATATATTTCCAAGCATATCAGCTTGCTCATAAGAAATATCCTTACTACGCATGATTGTGTCCATTTCCTTCCTATCATCCTCTCCCATGGATAggtttaataaaaatgatgtgAATAAAAATCGCTGAAAGCGCGTTTCCATCTTAGAAGCCATACTTACAAGTTTCTTAGTATCGCACCTCAAAAATGCATTTTTGCTATCTTTGTGTAGAGAGATTAACACTAGTGACTGTAGCACCAGTTCATCCTCAAAATCCATTTCCAACAGGCTTATGAAGTCATCCTTTAT
Coding sequences within it:
- a CDS encoding mitochondrial ribosomal protein S6-2 precursor, putative (overlaps_old_locusTagID:BBM_II03045), with translation MLYETYLIFSKRADPVDISNTLVNLAQIATANSGLVIRTQDLGTRYTAFKISKPNVGTFWYGRFYYIATAAHPTFVAEINRLLNSNANILRHITLKMKYKTNLLTNVYSHLYD
- a CDS encoding hypothetical protein (overlaps_old_locusTagID:BBM_II03050), which produces MNTLLSHIFLFIFGNTIYIFIYSKYRKNLHWNVYHCIIFGLCVSSSCGWIICAKHQEIPSYLFAFDLLICYIFFYTPPFMLGIKCIKTIAIRMIIWWTIILLHSVIFYYWLRNLIEDIHNDMAFMYSHKTVLMIYIEIGSFFLASIAGFTCVYVPYVFYRINTKARDQNLNSQLQHRRRSLELIRQEIEKINHVITDLEEGVPMSYKDLISLDAFLSDEVAEMEQALEIQSSLDTPRGKIRYVFLLISASCCFFTLTCTIVRRALYSIINARHVRSALSIFGKAQIYIVVFVVIVNAREFFIFTDRVLVFLSVYVDHSFQFIKHIFSQATIPLAAASFMNIAIPSYIIVLFPWLVVGDESFQLFEKFYSLLKPIYDTGFLITAFFTILFTTIFRGLMRAET
- a CDS encoding tetratricopeptide repeat family protein, putative (overlaps_old_locusTagID:BBM_II03055), with the protein product MGKSIDDLRKRGKHLYENGKYREAKVVYEEILTHERVDDRSTVLSNIALCLFNVDEFLECVMKCQEALDVDPFNYKAAYRLMLAREKLGQIDLALEAGKKCVQIAKDEKHHLPLLARLTRKWEGYLQSLKNLLESQTIDTKDLVKLLELVDPQDVDSELFIRVIKASHGLDKATKIKCWNFVFKCSASNGHLDDLLDYLKRCSQLNDLLSDVDISQIILSMLHTCHFENSTFWWLMIKSIGYKHLIECVFTCVTNASQNKVTKSTGHWVQEIHVLFEHLYNLIDEYPVSVKPALIALLKHDAFSIDMLKLLFNEDITRTWIVCMDSLFLAKRDVAREIMCGNSFVKQILATDDITREHILLLSKCADFTEMRKEILEDVEGLTRLVKKFGPKSYVIIGKLLIHSKEVEQEISSRVRIKDDFISLLEMDFEDELVLQSLVLISLHKDSKNAFLRCDTKKLVSMASKMETRFQRFLFTSFLLNLSMGEDDRKEMDTIMRSKDISYEQADMLGNIYNQLPELAKSIENDYFILGSQSTAYEVSKQIITYDSGIMLKIMSKWPLIDSLAALFMLYSACAELRHLLLACGVMGWIIKYLNATEGNVKRYYGRTLIRICATSNPKLLSYKDSLDSVSHIVKYLEDTHELYQYEAALALTNIASISADTRDRCISCNAWEKLGDLLFSDNEMLKAAGMEGWSNLCLDVGGKIHQMYYRKLRRIISQKSDKLFELNVMFAFIADYKTSMRSASAAASAVALLSMDLRIARMITRISNFSNLFDVAKSAKDVGLLERIFTTFTCIFQLDPVDTVGDHDSNCDSVEVKGDSYNDKNGPTIIEIDVSSVQDEIKKVAKSRKYPQQLELLVNKILNSIKF